The following are encoded together in the Betaproteobacteria bacterium genome:
- a CDS encoding nuclear transport factor 2 family protein — protein sequence PRLAGFDEVRDSWREIFAGGPNLHFQLTGQQYLRGVRIAVHSLHENVVVSGQSQPVSPIVATNIYIQTDRGWRMLVHHASPAVRELARAEETPPTVLH from the coding sequence CCGCGACTCGCCGGCTTCGACGAGGTGCGCGACTCCTGGCGCGAGATCTTCGCCGGCGGCCCGAACCTGCACTTCCAGCTCACCGGGCAGCAATACCTGCGTGGCGTGCGCATCGCCGTCCACAGCCTGCACGAGAACGTCGTCGTCAGCGGCCAGTCGCAACCAGTCAGTCCGATCGTCGCCACCAACATCTACATCCAGACTGACCGCGGCTGGCGCATGCTGGTGCACCACGCATCGCCGGCGGTGCGCGAACTCGCACGCGCGGAGGAGACGCCGCCGACCGTGCTGCACTGA
- a CDS encoding alpha/beta fold hydrolase, protein MRRESDGPLATVVASSRAPYSAPRWLPGPHLQTIYPALLRKPVLAYRREIWETPDGDEVATDWIDGATDAPLTVLFHGLEGSSRSHYAIALMRVLAARGWRGVVYHFRGCGGLPNRLPRAYHSGDTAELDWVLPRLKAVSGPAPFYVVGVSLGGNVLLKWLGQRGSAADPMVAGAAAVSAPFDLVSSGDALGRGFNRLYARIFLGSLKPKVLGMLERHPGLCDRRQVMQARTLREFDDAFTAPVHGFRDTDDYWTQASSKPWFKHIAVPTLVLNARNDPFLPESALADTSEISRHVTLEYPAHGGHVGFCSGPWPGRTGWLPQRILEFFTTIL, encoded by the coding sequence ATGCGCCGCGAATCCGACGGGCCACTGGCGACGGTTGTCGCCTCGTCGCGGGCTCCCTACAGCGCGCCCCGGTGGCTGCCCGGTCCCCACCTGCAGACCATCTACCCTGCCCTGCTGCGCAAGCCGGTGCTCGCCTATCGGCGCGAGATCTGGGAGACACCGGATGGTGACGAGGTCGCGACGGACTGGATCGACGGAGCGACCGATGCCCCACTCACCGTGCTGTTCCACGGCCTCGAAGGCAGCTCGCGCAGCCACTACGCTATCGCCCTCATGCGCGTGCTGGCGGCACGCGGCTGGCGCGGCGTCGTCTATCACTTTCGCGGCTGCGGCGGACTGCCGAACCGGCTGCCGCGCGCCTACCACTCCGGCGATACGGCGGAACTCGACTGGGTGCTGCCGCGCCTCAAGGCGGTGAGCGGCCCCGCGCCCTTCTACGTCGTCGGCGTCTCGCTCGGCGGCAACGTGCTGCTCAAATGGCTCGGCCAACGCGGCAGTGCCGCCGACCCGATGGTGGCGGGTGCGGCGGCCGTCTCCGCCCCGTTCGACCTCGTGAGCTCCGGCGACGCGCTTGGGCGCGGCTTCAATCGCCTCTATGCCCGCATCTTTCTCGGTTCGCTCAAGCCGAAGGTGCTCGGGATGCTCGAACGTCACCCCGGCCTCTGCGATCGCCGGCAGGTCATGCAGGCGCGCACGCTGCGCGAGTTCGACGATGCCTTCACGGCCCCGGTGCACGGCTTCCGCGACACGGACGACTACTGGACGCAGGCGAGCAGCAAGCCGTGGTTCAAGCACATCGCGGTGCCGACGCTCGTGCTGAACGCACGCAACGACCCGTTCCTGCCGGAATCGGCATTGGCCGATACGAGCGAGATATCACGGCACGTCACGCTCGAATATCCCGCGCACGGCGGACACGTCGGATTCTGCAGCGGACCCTGGCCGGGCCGGACCGGGTGGCTGCCGCAGCGCATTCTGGAATTCTTCACTACCATCTTGTGA
- a CDS encoding DUF3883 domain-containing protein translates to MKLEDIQNNAAIRGILPDASVTVVSVQWYGSEALELTYKTPSGKVANELLYRHDEPRLAIVEQGRPWSFDGDGALFRLVSEAQRIRLAHLFDPVLAVHTSVVEPLPHQITAVYEHMLPRQPLRFLLADDPGAGKTIMAGLLMKELIARGDLQRCLVVCPGSLAEQWQDELYRRFHLPFEILTNDKLEAARTGNWFLESNLAIARLDKLSRNEDVQLKLQAPDCRWDLVVCDEAHKMSATVFGGETKYTKRYRLGQLLSTLTRHFLLMTATPHNGKEADFQLFMALLDGDRFEGRYRDGVHATDVSDLMRRMVKERLLKFDGTPLFPERIAYTVPYKLSDAEAHLYRIVTDYVREEFNRAEALENDKRAGTVGFALTILQRRLASSPEAIYQSLRRRRERLESRLRELELLQRGGRVGDILPPMASALDTEEVEDLEDAPDKEVEAAEEEILDQATAARSIAELRIEIETLEELEAHALAVRRSGRDTKWRELASLLGEIFTPAGLANATVAPHHAAESDAPYGAGKIPPPQRSPRQKLVIFTEHRDTLNYLEQRVTTLLGRKEAVVMIHGGIGREDRLKVQESFRHDPEVQVLLATDAAGEGINLQRAHLMVNYDLPWNPNRIEQRFGRIHRIGQTEVCHLWNLVAEETREGDVYRKLLEKLEQARQALGGQVFDVLGRLEFEGKALRDLLIEAIRYGDQPEVRARLTKVLEHALDRGHLQDLLEERALAHDAMDASKVQRIRADMERADARRLQPHYIESFFHEAFRILGGSAKQREPRRYEVTHVPATVRNRDRLIGIGEPVLPRYERIAFEKALVAPQGQPLAAFVCPGHPLLDAVIDLTLARNRDLLKRGTVLVDERDPGTAPRVLFYLEHAIQDAGMTRAGERRVVSKRMLYVEMDATGVVRNVQYAPYLDYRPLAAGEPGCDAILDRVECQWITRELEKKAQGYAIGNVVPEHLTEVRGRKLELVAKTEAAVKDRLTKEIADWDHRAQELKLQEHAGRPNAKLNSEEARKRADLLQGRLQKRLEELKLEAQLSPLPPVVLGGLLVVPIGLINSMTGRETAAPAAPTDTQASAARARAIVMEIERSLGYEPVDREFEKLGYDIESAIPDTGRLRFIEVKGRVSGADTITVTKNEILYSLNKPDDYILAVVEFMESENHKVHYVRRPFNREPDFGVTSVNYDFAELIARSGMPS, encoded by the coding sequence ATGAAGCTCGAAGACATCCAGAACAATGCGGCCATTCGGGGCATCCTCCCCGATGCGTCGGTAACGGTCGTCAGCGTCCAGTGGTACGGCTCGGAAGCCTTGGAGCTGACCTACAAGACACCGTCCGGCAAGGTCGCGAACGAGCTGCTCTACCGCCATGACGAGCCGCGGCTCGCGATCGTCGAGCAGGGCCGGCCCTGGAGCTTCGACGGCGACGGCGCTCTGTTCCGGCTGGTGTCCGAAGCGCAGCGCATCCGTCTCGCCCATCTGTTCGACCCGGTGCTGGCGGTGCACACCTCCGTGGTCGAGCCGCTGCCGCATCAGATCACGGCCGTGTACGAGCACATGCTGCCGCGTCAGCCGTTGCGCTTCCTGCTCGCCGACGACCCCGGCGCGGGCAAGACGATCATGGCGGGGCTGCTCATGAAGGAGCTGATCGCGCGCGGCGACCTGCAGCGCTGCCTCGTCGTGTGTCCCGGCAGCCTGGCCGAACAGTGGCAGGACGAGCTCTATCGTCGCTTCCACCTTCCGTTCGAGATCCTCACCAACGACAAGCTCGAGGCTGCACGCACCGGCAACTGGTTTCTCGAAAGCAACCTCGCCATTGCCCGCCTCGACAAGCTCTCGCGCAACGAGGACGTGCAACTCAAGCTCCAGGCGCCCGATTGCCGCTGGGACCTCGTCGTCTGTGACGAAGCCCACAAGATGTCGGCCACCGTGTTCGGCGGCGAGACCAAGTACACCAAGCGCTACCGGCTGGGGCAGTTGCTCTCGACGCTCACGCGTCACTTCCTGCTCATGACGGCCACGCCGCACAACGGCAAGGAAGCGGACTTCCAGCTCTTCATGGCGCTGCTCGACGGCGATCGCTTCGAGGGGCGCTATCGCGACGGCGTCCACGCGACGGACGTGTCCGATCTCATGCGTCGGATGGTCAAGGAGCGCCTGCTCAAGTTCGACGGCACGCCGCTCTTCCCGGAGCGCATCGCCTATACGGTGCCGTACAAGCTCTCGGACGCGGAAGCTCACCTTTACCGGATCGTCACCGACTATGTGCGCGAGGAGTTCAATCGCGCGGAGGCCCTGGAGAACGACAAGCGTGCCGGTACCGTCGGCTTTGCGCTGACCATCCTGCAGCGCCGGCTGGCATCCTCGCCCGAAGCCATCTACCAGTCTCTGCGCCGTCGCCGCGAACGGCTGGAAAGCCGACTGCGCGAGCTGGAGTTGCTGCAGCGGGGCGGCCGAGTTGGCGACATCCTTCCACCCATGGCGTCCGCCCTCGACACCGAAGAAGTCGAGGATCTGGAGGACGCACCGGACAAGGAAGTCGAAGCGGCCGAGGAAGAGATCCTCGATCAAGCGACCGCTGCGCGCTCCATCGCCGAGCTGCGCATCGAGATCGAGACGCTCGAGGAACTGGAAGCCCACGCGCTGGCGGTACGCCGCAGCGGCCGGGACACCAAGTGGCGCGAGCTCGCGAGCCTGCTCGGCGAGATCTTCACGCCCGCGGGGTTGGCAAACGCCACCGTCGCGCCCCACCACGCTGCCGAGTCCGATGCGCCCTACGGAGCCGGCAAGATCCCGCCACCGCAGCGCTCACCCCGCCAGAAGCTGGTGATCTTCACCGAGCATCGCGACACGCTCAACTACCTCGAACAACGCGTGACCACTCTGCTCGGACGCAAGGAGGCGGTGGTCATGATCCACGGCGGCATCGGTCGCGAGGATCGCCTGAAGGTCCAGGAATCCTTCAGGCACGACCCCGAGGTTCAGGTGCTGCTCGCCACCGACGCGGCGGGCGAAGGGATCAATCTCCAGCGGGCGCATCTCATGGTCAACTACGATCTGCCCTGGAACCCGAACCGGATCGAACAACGCTTCGGGCGCATTCACCGGATTGGCCAGACCGAGGTCTGCCATTTGTGGAATCTGGTGGCCGAAGAAACGCGCGAGGGCGATGTCTATCGCAAGCTGCTGGAAAAGCTCGAACAGGCGCGTCAGGCTCTCGGCGGCCAGGTTTTCGACGTGCTCGGCCGGCTAGAATTCGAAGGGAAGGCGCTCCGGGATCTGCTGATCGAGGCCATCCGCTACGGCGACCAGCCGGAAGTGCGTGCGCGCCTGACGAAGGTGCTGGAACACGCGCTCGACCGCGGCCATCTCCAGGATCTGCTGGAAGAACGGGCGCTCGCCCACGACGCCATGGATGCGAGCAAGGTGCAGCGCATCCGGGCGGACATGGAGCGCGCCGACGCGCGCCGCCTGCAGCCGCACTACATCGAATCCTTCTTCCATGAAGCCTTTCGAATTCTTGGCGGCAGCGCCAAGCAGCGCGAGCCGCGCCGTTACGAGGTCACGCATGTCCCGGCGACGGTGCGCAACCGAGACCGCCTCATTGGCATAGGTGAACCCGTGCTGCCGCGCTACGAGCGCATCGCCTTCGAGAAGGCGCTGGTTGCCCCGCAGGGGCAGCCGCTGGCTGCGTTCGTCTGCCCCGGCCACCCCCTGCTCGACGCCGTCATCGATCTCACCCTGGCGCGCAACCGTGATCTGCTCAAACGCGGCACCGTGCTGGTCGACGAGCGCGACCCCGGCACCGCGCCACGCGTGCTGTTCTATCTGGAGCACGCCATCCAGGACGCAGGCATGACCCGCGCTGGCGAGCGCCGCGTCGTCTCCAAGCGCATGCTCTACGTCGAGATGGATGCGACGGGCGTAGTCCGCAACGTTCAGTACGCGCCCTATCTCGACTACCGTCCGTTGGCAGCTGGCGAACCGGGCTGCGATGCCATTCTCGACCGAGTCGAGTGCCAGTGGATCACCCGCGAGTTGGAGAAGAAGGCGCAGGGTTACGCCATCGGCAACGTCGTGCCTGAACACCTAACCGAAGTGCGCGGCCGCAAGCTGGAGCTCGTGGCCAAGACCGAAGCGGCGGTGAAGGATCGGCTGACCAAGGAAATCGCCGATTGGGATCACCGGGCACAGGAGCTCAAGCTCCAGGAACATGCCGGCCGCCCCAATGCCAAGCTCAACTCCGAGGAGGCTCGCAAGCGCGCCGACCTCCTGCAAGGTCGTTTGCAGAAGCGCCTCGAAGAGTTGAAGCTCGAAGCGCAGCTCTCGCCGCTGCCACCCGTGGTTCTCGGAGGCTTGCTGGTTGTGCCCATCGGCTTGATCAACTCCATGACCGGAAGGGAAACTGCGGCACCCGCGGCCCCGACGGATACGCAGGCCAGCGCCGCCCGCGCCCGCGCCATCGTCATGGAGATCGAGCGCAGTCTCGGTTACGAGCCGGTCGATCGCGAATTCGAAAAGCTCGGCTACGACATCGAAAGCGCCATCCCCGACACCGGAAGACTGCGCTTCATCGAGGTCAAGGGTCGGGTCTCGGGCGCGGACACCATCACCGTGACGAAGAATGAGATCCTCTACTCGCTCAACAAACCCGACGACTACATCCTCGCCGTCGTCGAGTTCATGGAAAGCGAAAACCACAAGGTGCACTACGTGCGACGGCCATTCAACCGCGAGCCGGATTTCGGCGTCACCAGTGTGAACTATGACTTTGCCGAACTCATCGCGAGATCGGGTATGCCATCGTGA
- a CDS encoding DUF1156 domain-containing protein: protein MTYKKKLIEVALPLEAINKESLHRKQKAPKGWPTSFHKWWAQRPLAAARAVIFAQMVDDPSANPDLFKTQKEQDKERERLFRIIEDLVKWENTNNERVLQAARNEIWHSWRRVCTEFADHPQAKELFDRHKLPAFCDPFAGSGSLPLSAQWLGLESHARDLNPVAVLINKAMIEIPPKFTGKPPVNPEARQDNGLFTREWKGAQGLAEDVRFYGKWMRDEAEKRIGYLYPKIEVTAEMAKDRPDLKAYVGKRLTVIAWLWARTVKSPNPAFASVDVPLASTFMLSSKAGKEAYVEPVVEGAGYRFTVKTGKPKNAPATNRGTKSGGSGSSFLCLMSGTAIPFEYLRTEAKAGRMGARLMAIVAEGERRRVYISPTGAMEAIALSAKPKNAPETQLPLKALGFRIQEYGMTRWRDLFTHRQLVALTTVSDLIQEARDRVKRDAAAAGLADDGGTLAGGGTGATGYAEALSVYLACIVDRIAYYGSSLTTWLPKDNALRDCMPRQALAMTWDFAEGNPLGKSSVDVVTCSKSVSNYLDVATPFASAFAMQGGAQIALDERKAFLLSTDPPYYDNVSYADLSDYFYVWLRRSLKPVFPELFATVAAPKAEELVATPYRHGSKQEAETYFLRGMTQAMQRLVEQAHPAFPVTVYYAYKQSESDATEGTASTGWETFLEAVIRAGFTLTGTWPMSTEGEGRMRGMDSNALASSIVLVCRPRAASAPTATRREFVTALKAELPVAVAHLQRGSIAPVDLQMAAIGPGMAVYTRYARVLDAEGKTLNVGEALKIIFQTLDEALAEQEGDFDADSRWALTWFEQSGFAEGEYGVAETLATARNTSVAGMKEAGIVASKGGKVRLLKPDELPEDWDPASDSRLTVWEMVHHLIRALGAGGETAAAQLVAKIGAKSETARELAYRLYTLCERKKRASEALAYNGLVQSWPEIARLAREGPASATSREPELFDEAEG from the coding sequence GTGACCTACAAGAAAAAGCTCATCGAAGTCGCCCTCCCGCTCGAGGCGATTAACAAGGAATCGCTTCATCGGAAACAGAAAGCGCCGAAGGGCTGGCCGACTTCATTCCACAAGTGGTGGGCGCAAAGACCGTTGGCGGCGGCGCGAGCGGTAATATTTGCGCAGATGGTCGACGACCCGTCAGCGAATCCTGATCTGTTCAAGACGCAGAAGGAACAGGACAAGGAGCGCGAGCGACTCTTCCGCATCATTGAGGACCTCGTGAAGTGGGAGAACACCAACAACGAGAGGGTACTCCAGGCGGCGCGCAACGAGATCTGGCACAGCTGGCGGCGGGTATGTACGGAGTTCGCCGATCATCCGCAGGCAAAGGAACTCTTCGATCGCCATAAGCTGCCCGCATTCTGTGACCCGTTCGCGGGAAGTGGCAGCCTACCGCTATCCGCGCAGTGGCTCGGGCTCGAGAGCCATGCCCGCGACCTGAACCCGGTCGCGGTGCTGATCAACAAGGCGATGATCGAGATTCCGCCCAAATTTACCGGCAAGCCGCCAGTGAACCCCGAGGCGCGCCAGGACAACGGCCTCTTCACACGCGAATGGAAAGGCGCACAAGGTCTCGCCGAGGACGTTCGCTTCTACGGCAAGTGGATGCGCGACGAGGCCGAGAAGCGCATCGGCTACCTCTACCCGAAGATCGAGGTGACGGCCGAGATGGCAAAGGACCGCCCCGACCTCAAGGCTTACGTCGGCAAGAGACTCACCGTGATCGCCTGGCTCTGGGCGCGAACGGTGAAGAGCCCGAACCCTGCGTTCGCAAGTGTCGACGTGCCGCTCGCCTCGACCTTCATGCTCTCCTCCAAGGCGGGCAAGGAGGCGTATGTCGAACCAGTGGTCGAGGGTGCGGGCTACCGCTTCACAGTTAAGACAGGCAAGCCGAAGAATGCTCCGGCGACGAACCGCGGCACAAAGTCGGGCGGCAGCGGTAGCAGCTTCTTGTGCCTGATGTCTGGGACGGCGATACCGTTCGAGTATCTAAGAACTGAGGCAAAGGCTGGCCGGATGGGTGCGCGGCTCATGGCGATCGTTGCCGAGGGAGAGCGCAGGCGAGTCTATATCTCCCCGACTGGGGCGATGGAAGCGATTGCGCTTAGCGCCAAGCCGAAAAATGCGCCTGAAACACAGCTTCCCCTAAAGGCGCTCGGATTCCGCATCCAGGAGTACGGCATGACGCGATGGCGCGACCTTTTCACGCATCGTCAGCTCGTGGCCCTGACGACCGTCTCCGACTTGATACAGGAAGCACGTGATCGGGTTAAACGCGACGCGGCGGCCGCTGGGCTCGCCGACGACGGCGGGACCCTCGCAGGCGGTGGCACGGGCGCGACGGGATATGCCGAAGCGCTATCCGTTTACCTTGCCTGTATTGTCGATCGGATCGCCTATTACGGTTCCAGCTTGACCACATGGCTGCCAAAAGACAACGCCCTTCGCGATTGCATGCCGCGGCAAGCGCTGGCGATGACCTGGGACTTCGCCGAAGGCAACCCGCTGGGCAAGTCTAGCGTTGATGTTGTGACTTGCTCGAAGTCCGTGAGCAACTACCTTGATGTGGCAACGCCATTTGCTAGTGCATTTGCGATGCAGGGCGGTGCGCAGATCGCATTGGATGAGAGGAAGGCATTTCTTCTGAGTACCGACCCTCCCTACTACGACAACGTGTCGTATGCCGACTTGTCGGATTATTTCTATGTGTGGTTGCGGCGGTCGCTGAAGCCCGTATTCCCAGAGCTGTTCGCTACCGTCGCCGCACCGAAGGCCGAAGAGCTGGTCGCTACACCCTACCGCCACGGTAGCAAGCAAGAGGCGGAGACTTACTTTCTGAGAGGTATGACGCAGGCGATGCAACGCCTCGTCGAGCAAGCGCACCCGGCTTTTCCGGTTACCGTCTACTACGCTTACAAGCAGTCCGAGAGCGACGCCACCGAAGGCACCGCGAGCACTGGGTGGGAGACCTTCCTCGAAGCGGTGATCCGTGCCGGCTTCACGCTAACCGGCACGTGGCCGATGAGTACGGAGGGGGAGGGCCGCATGCGCGGCATGGACTCAAACGCCCTCGCCTCCAGCATCGTCCTCGTCTGCCGTCCGCGCGCCGCCTCCGCGCCCACCGCCACGCGCCGCGAGTTCGTCACCGCGCTCAAGGCCGAGCTGCCCGTAGCAGTCGCACACCTCCAGCGCGGCAGCATTGCACCGGTTGACCTTCAGATGGCCGCGATTGGCCCAGGCATGGCTGTGTACACGCGTTACGCAAGGGTGCTTGACGCTGAGGGGAAGACTTTGAACGTCGGCGAGGCGCTGAAGATCATCTTCCAAACCCTTGACGAGGCGCTGGCCGAGCAGGAGGGCGACTTCGACGCCGACAGCCGCTGGGCGCTCACCTGGTTCGAGCAGTCGGGCTTCGCCGAGGGCGAGTACGGCGTGGCCGAGACGCTGGCCACAGCACGCAACACCAGCGTCGCCGGAATGAAGGAGGCAGGTATCGTGGCCTCGAAGGGCGGCAAGGTACGTCTGCTGAAACCCGACGAGCTCCCGGAGGATTGGGACCCTGCCAGCGACAGCCGCCTCACGGTCTGGGAGATGGTCCACCACTTGATACGCGCGCTGGGCGCGGGCGGAGAGACCGCGGCGGCTCAATTGGTGGCGAAGATCGGCGCGAAGTCCGAAACCGCCCGTGAGTTGGCCTACCGGCTCTACACACTGTGCGAGCGGAAGAAGCGCGCGTCCGAAGCGCTCGCCTATAACGGTCTCGTGCAAAGCTGGCCGGAGATCGCGCGGCTGGCGCGCGAAGGCCCAGCGTCGGCCACGTCCCGCGAGCCGGAGCTCTTCGACGAAGCGGAAGGTTGA
- a CDS encoding DUF4325 domain-containing protein produces MGIDKESIRRRALELISGGGHRVAARLAGEFGLSRQVANGYLQSMAREGSIEAEGTTRARVYRLRTLAEAEQTYPREGLQEDLVWRELIAPVVARFAENVRDIWHYASTEMINNAIDHSGASDVHVSVQKNALYTDVVVADEGEGIFAKIQRVFGLHDAREAILELAKGKLTTAPEQHTGEGIFFTSRALDFFEIESHHLRLSHAPRTEDSIAEQAADTPGTRVRMRLANDSPRRMHEVFDAFTDPEEYSFDKTVVPLRLAQYEGEKLVSRSQAKRVANRFERFKRVELDFAGISEIGQAFADEMFRVFAAAHPQIRIVPVNAEPAVAQMIRRVVAARTPAPQQQSNGAEG; encoded by the coding sequence ATGGGCATTGACAAAGAATCAATTCGCAGGCGCGCCCTGGAACTGATCTCGGGCGGTGGTCACCGTGTCGCTGCGCGCCTGGCCGGCGAATTCGGCCTGTCGCGCCAAGTGGCGAACGGTTATCTCCAGTCGATGGCACGGGAGGGCTCCATCGAGGCTGAGGGTACGACGCGCGCTCGCGTCTACCGGCTCAGGACTCTGGCCGAGGCAGAACAAACTTACCCCCGCGAAGGCTTGCAGGAGGATCTGGTCTGGCGCGAGCTGATCGCGCCTGTCGTCGCCCGCTTCGCGGAGAACGTGCGCGACATCTGGCATTACGCGTCGACCGAGATGATCAACAATGCGATCGACCATTCGGGCGCGTCCGACGTGCACGTCAGCGTGCAGAAGAACGCGCTGTATACCGACGTAGTGGTGGCCGATGAAGGCGAGGGTATCTTCGCGAAAATCCAGCGCGTGTTCGGTCTGCACGACGCCCGCGAGGCGATCCTCGAGCTCGCGAAGGGAAAGCTCACCACGGCACCCGAACAGCACACGGGCGAGGGAATCTTCTTCACTTCGCGGGCGCTGGACTTCTTCGAGATCGAGTCGCACCACTTGCGCCTCAGTCACGCGCCGCGTACCGAGGATTCAATCGCGGAGCAGGCAGCGGATACGCCAGGCACGCGCGTGCGCATGCGACTTGCCAACGATAGCCCACGGCGCATGCATGAAGTGTTCGATGCGTTCACCGATCCGGAGGAATACAGCTTCGACAAGACTGTCGTGCCGCTGCGCCTGGCGCAGTACGAAGGCGAGAAGCTCGTGTCGCGGTCTCAGGCCAAGCGTGTCGCGAATCGGTTCGAACGGTTCAAGCGCGTGGAATTGGACTTCGCCGGCATCTCGGAAATCGGGCAGGCGTTTGCGGACGAAATGTTTCGCGTGTTTGCCGCGGCGCATCCGCAGATACGCATCGTCCCGGTCAACGCCGAGCCGGCGGTCGCACAGATGATCCGTCGCGTCGTGGCGGCGCGGACACCAGCGCCGCAACAGCAGTCCAACGGAGCGGAGGGATGA
- a CDS encoding nucleotidyltransferase domain-containing protein, with the protein MRRSLAVDDPALKQLCERHHIRRLSLFESTLKGTARPDSDVDLLVEFPPEARPTLLDMAQIEIELSQLPGGRKVDLRTAEDLSRYFRDEVVRTAEPQHVAG; encoded by the coding sequence ATGAGGCGTAGCCTGGCTGTCGATGATCCTGCGTTGAAGCAACTTTGCGAGCGGCATCACATCCGCCGATTGTCACTATTCGAATCGACGCTCAAGGGCACGGCACGCCCGGACAGCGACGTCGACTTGCTGGTGGAGTTTCCCCCCGAAGCGCGGCCGACGCTGCTGGACATGGCACAGATCGAGATCGAGCTGTCGCAACTGCCGGGCGGGCGCAAGGTCGATCTGCGGACCGCAGAGGACTTGAGTCGGTATTTCCGAGACGAAGTCGTGCGCACGGCGGAGCCGCAGCATGTCGCCGGATGA
- a CDS encoding nucleotidyltransferase domain-containing protein has protein sequence MNRTWISETLECLRQALPSGSQIIVFGSHARGDARADSDIDLLVIEPEVANRAAETVRLATLLGRRLVPADVVVMSRSAYESERAIPNTVAYRAANEGKVLELAS, from the coding sequence ATGAATCGGACATGGATAAGCGAAACGTTGGAATGCTTGCGCCAAGCGCTGCCTTCGGGTTCACAGATCATCGTGTTCGGGTCACACGCCCGCGGTGACGCGCGGGCGGACAGCGATATCGATTTGCTGGTGATCGAGCCGGAAGTGGCGAACCGCGCGGCAGAAACGGTTCGACTTGCAACGCTGCTCGGACGCCGGCTGGTGCCGGCGGACGTTGTGGTGATGAGCCGCAGCGCTTACGAGAGCGAGCGAGCGATACCGAACACGGTCGCCTACCGGGCCGCGAACGAGGGGAAGGTACTTGAACTCGCCAGCTGA
- a CDS encoding HEPN domain-containing protein yields the protein MRKAADDLYVARRLAQDVDAPAWILGFHAQQAVEKSLKAVLSLHRIEFPRTHNLSMLLELLRRAALALPPDGDELARLIPFGVIARYETALDATEVEIDRVWAVDVATRTFECGEGAVGLDRDPTTNER from the coding sequence ATGCGCAAAGCTGCCGACGACCTGTATGTCGCGCGACGCCTCGCACAGGACGTCGACGCGCCGGCCTGGATCTTGGGCTTTCATGCCCAGCAAGCGGTCGAGAAGTCGTTGAAGGCGGTGCTGTCCCTTCACCGCATCGAATTCCCTCGGACGCACAACCTTTCGATGCTGCTGGAACTGCTACGGCGTGCCGCACTCGCGCTGCCACCAGACGGCGATGAGCTTGCCCGCCTGATTCCCTTTGGCGTCATCGCGCGGTACGAGACCGCGCTGGATGCCACCGAAGTCGAAATCGATCGGGTCTGGGCTGTCGACGTCGCTACACGTACCTTTGAGTGTGGAGAAGGCGCTGTCGGGCTGGATAGAGATCCAACAACCAACGAGCGCTAA